A window of the Serratia sarumanii genome harbors these coding sequences:
- the nuoH gene encoding NADH-quinone oxidoreductase subunit NuoH, with translation MSWFTPEVIDILIAILKAVVILLVVVACGAFMSFGERRLLGLFQNRYGPNRVGWGGSLQLVADMIKMFFKEDWVPRFSDRVIFTLAPMIAFTSLLLAFAIVPVSPTWAVSDLNIGILFFLMMAGLAVYAVLFAGWSSNNKYSLLGAMRASAQTLSYEVFIGLSLMGVVMQADSFNMQAIVESQAHVWNVIPQFFGFVTFAIAGVAVCHRHPFDQPEAEQELADGYHIEYSGMKFGLFFVGEYIGIVTVSALIVTLFFGGWQGPFLPPFIWFALKTAFFMMMFILIRAALPRPRYDQVMSFGWKVCLPLTLLNLLATAAVILYNAQ, from the coding sequence ATGAGCTGGTTTACCCCTGAGGTGATCGACATTCTGATCGCCATTCTTAAAGCGGTCGTGATCCTGTTGGTGGTCGTGGCGTGCGGGGCATTCATGAGCTTTGGCGAACGCCGCCTGCTCGGCCTGTTCCAGAACCGCTACGGACCGAACCGCGTAGGCTGGGGCGGCTCGCTGCAGCTGGTCGCCGACATGATCAAAATGTTCTTCAAGGAAGACTGGGTGCCGAGATTCTCCGACCGGGTGATCTTCACCCTGGCGCCGATGATCGCCTTTACTTCCCTGTTGCTGGCATTTGCCATCGTGCCGGTCAGCCCGACCTGGGCGGTGTCCGATCTCAACATCGGTATTCTGTTCTTCCTGATGATGGCCGGCCTGGCGGTGTACGCCGTGCTGTTCGCCGGATGGTCGAGCAACAACAAATACTCGCTGTTGGGCGCGATGCGCGCCTCCGCGCAAACTCTGAGCTACGAAGTGTTCATCGGTCTGTCGCTGATGGGCGTGGTGATGCAGGCGGATTCGTTCAACATGCAGGCCATCGTTGAATCCCAGGCGCACGTCTGGAACGTCATTCCGCAGTTCTTCGGCTTCGTGACCTTCGCGATCGCCGGCGTGGCGGTGTGTCACCGTCACCCGTTTGACCAGCCGGAAGCCGAGCAGGAACTGGCCGACGGTTACCACATCGAATATTCCGGCATGAAGTTCGGTCTGTTCTTCGTGGGGGAATACATCGGTATCGTCACCGTGTCCGCCCTGATTGTGACGTTGTTCTTCGGCGGCTGGCAGGGTCCGTTCCTGCCGCCATTCATCTGGTTCGCGTTGAAAACGGCCTTCTTCATGATGATGTTCATCCTGATCCGTGCCGCGCTGCCGCGTCCGCGTTATGACCAGGTGATGTCCTTCGGCTGGAAAGTGTGCCTGCCGCTGACGCTGCTGAACCTGCTGGCAACCGCCGCGGTCATTTTGTACAACGCTCAATAA
- the nuoL gene encoding NADH-quinone oxidoreductase subunit L yields MNLLYLTILLPLIGFLLLAFSRGRWSENTAATVGVGSIGLAALVTVYVAMDFFAQKAAGVQLFEQSLWTWMAVGNFNIGVTLVLDGLSLTMLSVVTGVGFFIHMFASWYMRGEEGYSRFFAYTNLFIASMVVLVLADNLLLMYLGWEGVGLCSYLLIGFYYKDPANGAAAMKAFIVTRVGDVFLAFALFILYNELGTLNIRELMILAPQKLAVGDTAITWATLMLLGGAVGKSAQLPLQTWLADAMAGPTPVSALIHAATMVTAGVYLIARTHGLFLMAPEVLHLVGIVGAVTLLLAGFAALVQTDIKRVLAYSTMSQIGYMFLALGVQAWDAAIFHLMTHAFFKALLFLSSGSVILACHHEQNIFKMGGLRKSIPLVYVCFLVGGAALSALPLVTAGFFSKDEILAGAMANGHINLMVAGLVGAFMTSLYTFRMIFIVFHGEEKIKAHAGKGITHHLPLLVLLVLSTFVGAMIVPPLQGVLPETTELAHGSVLTLEITSGVVAIVGILLAAALWLGKRSLVNSIANSAPGRFFSTWWFHAWGFDWLYDKVFVKPYLGIAKLLQRDPLNSLMNLPAVFSRWGNRGLTVSENGQVRWYIASMGVGAVVVLALLILV; encoded by the coding sequence ATGAACCTATTATATTTAACAATTCTGCTACCGCTGATCGGGTTCCTGCTGTTGGCATTTTCCCGCGGTCGTTGGTCTGAGAACACGGCGGCCACCGTCGGCGTGGGCTCTATCGGCCTGGCTGCGCTGGTCACGGTGTATGTGGCGATGGATTTCTTCGCCCAGAAAGCCGCCGGCGTGCAGCTGTTCGAGCAAAGCCTGTGGACCTGGATGGCCGTCGGCAACTTCAATATCGGTGTGACCCTGGTGCTGGACGGCCTGTCGCTGACCATGCTGTCGGTGGTCACCGGCGTCGGCTTCTTCATCCACATGTTCGCCTCCTGGTACATGCGCGGTGAAGAGGGCTATTCGCGCTTCTTCGCTTACACCAACCTGTTTATCGCCAGCATGGTGGTCTTGGTGCTGGCGGACAACCTGCTGCTGATGTATCTGGGTTGGGAAGGCGTGGGCCTGTGCAGCTACCTGTTGATCGGCTTCTACTACAAAGATCCGGCCAACGGCGCGGCGGCGATGAAAGCCTTCATCGTGACCCGCGTGGGCGACGTGTTCCTGGCGTTCGCGCTGTTCATCCTCTACAACGAGCTGGGCACGCTGAACATCCGCGAGCTGATGATCCTGGCACCGCAGAAACTGGCGGTGGGCGATACGGCCATCACCTGGGCGACCCTGATGCTGCTGGGCGGCGCGGTCGGTAAATCGGCGCAGCTGCCGTTGCAAACCTGGTTGGCGGACGCGATGGCGGGCCCAACCCCGGTTTCCGCACTGATCCACGCGGCGACCATGGTGACCGCGGGCGTCTATCTGATCGCCCGTACGCACGGCCTGTTCCTGATGGCGCCGGAAGTGCTGCACCTGGTGGGCATCGTCGGTGCGGTCACCCTGCTGCTGGCCGGCTTCGCCGCGCTGGTGCAGACCGACATCAAGCGCGTGCTCGCTTACTCCACCATGAGCCAGATCGGTTACATGTTCCTGGCGCTGGGCGTGCAGGCATGGGACGCGGCGATCTTCCACCTGATGACCCACGCGTTCTTCAAGGCGCTGCTGTTCCTGTCGTCCGGTTCGGTGATCCTGGCTTGCCACCACGAGCAAAACATCTTCAAGATGGGCGGCCTGCGCAAGAGCATCCCGCTGGTGTACGTCTGCTTCCTGGTGGGTGGCGCGGCGCTGTCTGCGTTGCCGCTGGTCACGGCCGGCTTCTTCAGTAAGGACGAGATCCTGGCGGGCGCGATGGCCAACGGCCACATCAACCTGATGGTGGCCGGCCTGGTCGGCGCATTCATGACCTCGCTGTACACCTTCCGTATGATTTTCATCGTGTTCCACGGCGAAGAGAAAATCAAAGCGCATGCCGGTAAAGGCATCACTCACCACCTGCCGCTGCTGGTTCTGCTGGTGCTGTCCACCTTCGTCGGCGCGATGATCGTGCCGCCGTTGCAGGGCGTGCTGCCGGAGACGACCGAGCTGGCGCACGGCAGCGTGCTGACGCTGGAAATCACCTCCGGCGTGGTGGCTATCGTCGGCATTCTGCTGGCGGCCGCGCTGTGGCTGGGCAAACGCAGCCTGGTCAACAGCATCGCCAACAGCGCGCCGGGGCGTTTCTTCTCGACCTGGTGGTTCCATGCCTGGGGCTTCGACTGGCTGTATGACAAAGTGTTCGTCAAGCCGTACCTGGGCATTGCGAAGCTGCTGCAGCGCGATCCGCTGAACTCGCTGATGAACCTGCCGGCCGTCTTCTCCCGCTGGGGGAACCGCGGTCTGACGGTGAGCGAGAACGGTCAGGTGCGTTGGTATATAGCGTCTATGGGTGTGGGTGCAGTGGTCGTATTGGCTCTGTTGATTTTGGTTTAA
- the nuoI gene encoding NADH-quinone oxidoreductase subunit NuoI, producing the protein MTLKELVVGFGTQVRSIWMIGMHAFAKRETQMYPEEPVYLPPRYRGRIVLTRDPDGEERCVACNLCAVACPVGCISLQKAEQKDGRWYPEFFRINFSRCIFCGLCEEACPTTAIQLTPDFELGEYKRQDLVYEKEDLLISGPGKYPEYNFYRMAGMAIDGKAKGEAENEAKPIDVKGLLP; encoded by the coding sequence ATGACATTGAAAGAGTTAGTGGTTGGTTTCGGCACCCAGGTGCGCAGCATTTGGATGATTGGCATGCATGCCTTCGCCAAGCGCGAAACCCAGATGTATCCGGAAGAACCGGTTTACCTGCCGCCGCGCTACCGCGGCCGCATCGTGCTGACGCGCGATCCGGACGGCGAAGAGCGCTGCGTCGCCTGTAACCTGTGTGCGGTTGCCTGCCCGGTCGGCTGTATCTCGCTGCAAAAAGCGGAGCAGAAAGACGGCCGTTGGTATCCGGAGTTCTTCCGCATCAACTTCTCGCGCTGCATTTTCTGTGGCCTGTGCGAAGAGGCTTGCCCGACTACCGCTATCCAGCTGACGCCGGATTTCGAACTGGGTGAGTACAAGCGTCAGGATCTGGTGTACGAAAAAGAAGATCTGTTGATCTCGGGGCCGGGTAAATATCCGGAATATAACTTCTACCGGATGGCCGGTATGGCGATTGACGGCAAAGCCAAAGGCGAAGCCGAAAACGAAGCCAAACCGATCGACGTCAAAGGTCTGTTGCCCTAA
- the nuoK gene encoding NADH-quinone oxidoreductase subunit NuoK has translation MIPLQHGLILAAILFVLGLTGLLVRRNLLFMLISLEVMINAAALAFIVAGSYWGQADGQVMYILAISLAAAEASIGLALLLQLYRRRHTLNIDTVSEMRG, from the coding sequence ATGATCCCTCTTCAACACGGCCTGATCCTGGCGGCTATCCTGTTTGTGCTCGGGCTGACCGGGCTGCTGGTGCGCCGCAACCTGCTGTTTATGCTGATCAGCCTGGAAGTGATGATCAACGCCGCGGCGTTGGCGTTTATCGTGGCGGGAAGCTACTGGGGCCAGGCGGACGGGCAGGTGATGTACATCCTGGCGATCAGCCTGGCGGCAGCCGAGGCCAGTATCGGCCTGGCGCTGCTGCTGCAGCTCTACCGTCGTCGTCATACCCTGAATATTGATACTGTCAGTGAGATGCGCGGATGA
- the nuoJ gene encoding NADH-quinone oxidoreductase subunit J, giving the protein MEIAFYLAGLIAVAATIRVITHTNPVHALLYLIVSLLAISAVFFSLGAYFAAALEIIVYAGAIMVLFVFVVMMLNLGNVQQQERDWMKPTVWIGPGLLSLALLVVLIVAIRSVSDQGISGEMVDAKAVGISLFGPYVLAVELASMLLLAGLVVAFHIGREHKPGEVLSNAPASGEMARRKSEEQA; this is encoded by the coding sequence ATGGAAATTGCATTTTACCTGGCAGGTTTGATTGCGGTGGCCGCGACGATTCGCGTGATCACCCATACCAACCCTGTGCATGCGCTGCTGTATCTGATCGTCTCGTTATTGGCGATCTCGGCAGTCTTCTTCTCGCTCGGCGCCTACTTTGCCGCCGCGTTGGAAATCATCGTCTATGCGGGCGCCATCATGGTGCTGTTCGTGTTCGTGGTGATGATGCTGAACCTCGGCAACGTGCAGCAGCAAGAGCGCGACTGGATGAAGCCGACGGTGTGGATCGGGCCTGGCCTGTTGTCGCTGGCGCTGCTGGTGGTATTGATCGTCGCGATCCGCAGCGTATCCGACCAGGGTATCAGCGGCGAGATGGTCGACGCGAAGGCGGTGGGCATCAGCCTGTTCGGGCCTTACGTATTGGCGGTTGAGCTGGCTTCAATGCTGCTGTTGGCGGGTCTGGTTGTCGCCTTCCATATCGGCCGCGAGCACAAGCCTGGCGAGGTGCTGAGCAACGCGCCGGCGAGTGGCGAAATGGCGAGAAGAAAATCGGAGGAGCAAGCATGA